From Mycoplasma sp. 2045, a single genomic window includes:
- a CDS encoding DNA topoisomerase (ATP-hydrolyzing) has protein sequence MKKNLEQKIADKIIRQSLDKIMDDRFGRYSKYVIQNRAIPEARDGLKPVQRRILYSMLGLGLTHDKPYKKSARVVGDVIGKYHPHGDYPVYEAMVNMSQWWKINHPLLDMHGNVGSIDNDPAAAMRYTEVRMSPIAEYVLGEIKKNPVKFAPNFDDSEIEPIVLPSLFPNLLVNGASGIAVGMATEMPPHNLNEIIDGAIYRITNPFSHFDEISKIVKGPDFPTGGVIKGNKGILEALEFGNNTKNKIRLFSKYTTSEDEKHKYIEITEIPYGVVKSKLVYEIDKIIKDKLIDGITEIKDQSDRDGISILITLNKNANERSILNYLLQKTNMQVIYTYNNTCILKNEPVTLGVIGLLDAYVAHVKDIKVKTLTYDLEKLKLRLELVEGFIKVSEISDEVIAVIRRSEGSKAGVIQNLIKEFGFTQNQATAIAEMRLYRLSKTDKQAYLNEKLQLEKDIKKISKLLIDPKAFDQYIIEQLMEIKVKFGTPRKTQIENQEYDFSYDQTDLVKEEILNIGVSRAGYIKRFSQKVLDSNKIENYGLKDDDYLVFFGKVNSLHNLIFITAQGNYIVFPAYKIPEDKWKDNGTHLSAYVDIRVMDEIVGVFEVSDWNILSYIALATKDGYVKKTVLKDFEVSRINKIYKAINIEKTDAVVNAVMTDGTTNAIIITEKGNVTKYSETELPQFGTKAKGNKGVYLSLDDKIATFTCVKSDQMVGILSTNGQIIKINSSKLLSVPKNIKGKPLLKDNKKFIPYVCEPINDESVIYIKDDFEHTIIESVKSYGVSNDSARVYNIDVPSIYKMSFNVKYFDKDYAIAQNLFSQEQVKKEKDLLEKTDAVVSNVSKSLDDILKRIDELTKSTKK, from the coding sequence ATGAAAAAAAACTTAGAACAAAAAATTGCAGACAAAATTATCAGACAGTCATTAGATAAGATTATGGATGATCGTTTTGGTAGATATTCAAAATACGTTATTCAAAACAGAGCTATTCCAGAAGCACGTGATGGGCTGAAACCAGTTCAACGTAGAATTTTATATTCTATGTTGGGACTTGGTTTAACTCACGATAAACCATATAAAAAGTCAGCTCGTGTTGTAGGAGATGTAATTGGTAAATATCACCCACATGGTGATTATCCAGTTTATGAAGCTATGGTTAATATGTCTCAATGATGAAAAATAAATCACCCATTACTTGATATGCACGGTAATGTCGGTTCTATTGATAACGACCCTGCTGCCGCTATGCGTTATACAGAGGTTAGAATGTCACCTATTGCTGAATATGTTTTAGGTGAAATTAAGAAAAATCCTGTTAAGTTTGCTCCTAACTTTGATGATTCAGAAATTGAACCAATAGTTTTACCATCGTTATTCCCTAACTTACTTGTTAATGGTGCTTCAGGTATTGCTGTAGGTATGGCGACTGAAATGCCCCCACATAACTTAAATGAAATTATTGATGGAGCTATCTATAGAATTACAAATCCATTTTCACATTTTGATGAAATTTCAAAAATCGTTAAGGGTCCTGACTTCCCAACAGGTGGTGTAATCAAAGGGAACAAAGGGATCTTAGAAGCGCTTGAATTTGGAAACAATACAAAAAACAAAATCAGATTGTTTTCTAAATACACAACTTCAGAAGATGAAAAACATAAATATATTGAAATCACAGAGATTCCTTATGGTGTAGTGAAGTCGAAATTAGTTTATGAGATTGACAAAATTATTAAAGATAAGTTAATTGATGGAATTACAGAAATTAAGGATCAATCAGATAGAGATGGAATTAGCATTTTAATTACTTTAAATAAAAATGCTAATGAACGTAGTATTTTAAATTACTTACTTCAAAAAACAAATATGCAAGTTATTTACACATACAACAATACTTGCATCCTTAAAAATGAGCCTGTTACACTTGGTGTAATTGGGCTTCTAGATGCTTACGTAGCTCACGTTAAAGATATTAAAGTTAAGACTTTAACATACGATTTAGAAAAACTTAAATTGCGTTTAGAGCTTGTAGAAGGGTTTATTAAAGTTTCAGAAATTTCAGATGAAGTTATTGCAGTTATTAGAAGATCAGAAGGTTCTAAAGCTGGTGTTATTCAAAACTTAATTAAAGAGTTTGGATTTACACAAAATCAAGCAACAGCTATTGCTGAAATGAGACTTTACCGTTTATCTAAAACAGATAAGCAAGCCTACTTGAATGAAAAATTACAATTAGAAAAAGACATTAAGAAAATTTCTAAATTGCTTATTGATCCAAAAGCGTTTGACCAATACATTATTGAACAATTAATGGAAATTAAAGTTAAATTTGGAACTCCGAGAAAAACTCAAATCGAAAATCAAGAATATGACTTTAGCTATGATCAAACTGATTTAGTAAAAGAAGAAATTCTTAACATTGGAGTTTCAAGAGCAGGATACATCAAGAGATTTTCACAAAAAGTTCTTGATAGTAACAAGATTGAAAATTATGGACTTAAAGATGATGACTATTTAGTTTTCTTCGGAAAAGTAAATTCATTACACAACTTAATTTTCATTACAGCTCAAGGTAACTACATTGTGTTCCCTGCTTACAAAATTCCAGAAGATAAATGAAAAGACAATGGAACTCACTTATCTGCTTATGTAGATATCCGTGTGATGGATGAAATTGTGGGAGTGTTTGAAGTTTCAGATTGAAATATTTTATCTTACATTGCTCTAGCAACAAAAGATGGATATGTTAAGAAAACAGTGCTTAAAGATTTTGAAGTTTCAAGGATTAATAAAATTTACAAGGCTATTAACATTGAAAAAACAGATGCAGTTGTTAATGCTGTTATGACAGATGGAACAACTAATGCAATCATAATTACTGAAAAAGGTAATGTAACTAAGTATTCTGAAACTGAATTACCACAATTCGGAACTAAAGCTAAAGGTAATAAAGGGGTTTACTTATCACTTGATGATAAGATTGCTACATTTACTTGTGTTAAATCAGATCAAATGGTAGGTATCTTATCAACAAATGGTCAAATTATTAAAATCAATTCATCTAAATTACTATCTGTACCTAAAAATATTAAAGGTAAACCTTTATTAAAAGATAATAAGAAATTTATTCCATACGTTTGTGAACCAATCAATGATGAATCAGTTATCTACATTAAAGATGATTTTGAGCACACAATTATTGAATCTGTTAAATCATATGGCGTTTCAAACGATAGTGCAAGAGTTTACAATATAGATGTTCCAAGTATTTACAAAATGTCATTTAATGTTAAATATTTTGACAAAGATTATGCAATTGCACAAAACTTATTCAGCCAAGAGCAAGTGAAAAAAGAAAAAGATCTATTAGAAAAAACAGATGCTGTTGTTTCTAATGTTTCGAAAAGTTTAGATGACATTTTAAAACGTATTGATGAATTAACTAAGAGTACAAAGAAATAA